One genomic segment of Paenibacillus xylanexedens includes these proteins:
- a CDS encoding MFS transporter, producing the protein MTSDLTFEGQRPLKNNRSFVTLMVAQAISNLGDWLHLLAILTLVGIRWNATPWEITFVTLSAALPILLTGPFAGTLADRLNRKWLMIVADGARIIIVGALIFADQIWHVYILLVLKSLFDVIFSPAKNGKLKEIVPREHLAQAVSISSVIEQMSKIIGPALGGLLVAAFGITWCFVLDSASFLISGIILLWIPGTRVIQTAIHNVTEVEEETAGGVRNRPKGSFWKETLEGIRMLASLPHVGTSLILLASAILFLQFADSQTVVLFRQLPGISSDLLGWCVAASGAGTLIAAMSVRKWKHAGHVLKMGLGTILMGLVIGGAGVIVGIWPHAGLGANLLLVSLFALAGVGIGFAIVPFQILLQEQTPEAMTGRVFGTVGSVMTASNIMGPVVGGFMVTSFGVVPAFVCSGILLTLLGLIYLMKRSGEKADLNGSIEAKTMIAGD; encoded by the coding sequence ATGACAAGTGATTTAACGTTTGAAGGACAACGACCACTGAAGAATAACCGATCTTTTGTAACATTGATGGTGGCACAGGCCATTTCCAATCTGGGTGATTGGCTGCATCTGCTCGCAATTCTGACCCTCGTGGGTATCCGCTGGAATGCAACGCCTTGGGAGATTACATTTGTCACACTTTCCGCAGCACTACCCATTCTGTTGACAGGGCCATTCGCAGGCACGCTTGCAGATCGCCTGAACCGTAAATGGCTGATGATTGTAGCCGATGGTGCACGGATCATCATCGTGGGTGCGTTAATTTTTGCTGACCAGATCTGGCACGTCTACATACTGCTTGTCCTCAAATCCCTGTTTGATGTAATCTTCTCTCCGGCCAAAAACGGAAAGCTGAAGGAAATTGTACCTCGCGAACACCTTGCCCAAGCTGTATCCATCAGCTCGGTGATCGAACAGATGTCCAAAATTATTGGTCCGGCGCTTGGCGGACTTTTGGTAGCCGCTTTTGGAATTACCTGGTGTTTTGTTCTCGATTCAGCGTCTTTTCTGATCTCTGGCATCATTTTATTGTGGATTCCTGGGACTCGGGTGATCCAAACCGCAATTCATAACGTAACAGAAGTAGAGGAAGAGACAGCTGGGGGTGTTCGCAACCGCCCAAAAGGCTCTTTTTGGAAAGAAACACTGGAGGGTATCCGCATGCTTGCATCTCTCCCTCATGTAGGAACGTCTCTGATTTTGCTTGCTTCAGCCATACTTTTTCTGCAATTTGCCGATTCACAGACTGTGGTGTTATTCAGACAACTTCCCGGAATTTCAAGTGATCTGCTGGGATGGTGCGTGGCAGCAAGTGGCGCAGGTACATTAATTGCAGCGATGAGTGTACGGAAGTGGAAGCATGCAGGGCATGTTTTGAAAATGGGTCTGGGTACCATACTCATGGGTCTGGTTATCGGCGGAGCCGGAGTTATTGTTGGGATTTGGCCGCACGCCGGATTAGGTGCCAATCTGTTGTTAGTATCCCTCTTTGCCCTGGCAGGTGTCGGAATTGGGTTTGCGATTGTACCCTTTCAGATCCTGTTGCAGGAACAGACACCTGAGGCGATGACAGGCAGGGTATTTGGAACGGTAGGCAGCGTGATGACAGCCAGTAATATTATGGGCCCGGTGGTAGGCGGATTTATGGTCACCTCGTTTGGTGTAGTGCCGGCTTTTGTCTGTTCAGGCATTTTGCTGACCCTGCTTGGGTTGATTTATTTGATGAAACGTAGCGGGGAAAAAGCCGATCTGAATGGCTCCATTGAAGCCAAGACCATGATTGCAGGCGACTGA